Genomic segment of Geminocystis herdmanii PCC 6308:
CAAAATAGGAGTATAAATACGGTTAAGGGCGATCGCCATCATGGCTTCTTCTTTGGGGGGACGACCGCTAAAGGTGGTAAGATAGATAGGGTTTTTGCGGTGTGTCATGCAGTGGAAACGAATTAGGGGAGAATCTTCCACTCCACCATAATAACCCATGTGATCTCCAAAAGGGCCATCAGGTAGCACCTCGCCGGGGGTAATTGTACCTTCTAAGACAAATTCTGAGTCGGCGGGTACTTCTAAATCAAGGGTTTTACACTTTGCCAGTTTTACTCCTTCTCCACCATATAACCCTGCAAATAACCACTCCGATAAGTCAACGGGGATAGGAGTTGCCGCCGCCAATATAATTAAAGGATCAACTCCCAGCGCGATCGCAACTTCTAATTTTTTACCCATTAAACTAGCCTTCCTCAGATGTCTTGCACCGCCTCTAACGGATAACCAATGGACTGTCATGGTTTTATCTGATTGTAATTGTAAACGATAAACTCCTACATTGGGCGTTCCTGTTTCACAATCTTTGGTGATGACTAATCCTAGGGTAATGATTTTTCCAGCGTCTTTAGGATAAGGACGAATGAGGGGTAAGGTGTTTAAGTCTAAGTCTTTGTCTTCGATGACTACCTGTTGACAAGGGGGAAAATAATCTCTACTCGGCTTGGCTTTTACTACGTCAAATAATACTTTACCGAAATCGATCGCCTGTGCAATTTTTTTCGGTGGCTTGGGTTGTTGCAACATCCCTAATTTTTTGCCCAATTCTTCTAATTCTTGGGGATTTTCCATTTTCATCGCCCAACAGACTCTTTCTAATGTACCCAAAAGGTTAACCGCAATGGGATAAGGGGAATTTTTCACATTCTCAAACAATAATCCAGCCCCTCCTGCTTGTAACATTCTATTAGCAATTTCGGCAATTTCTAAATCTGAGTCAACTTCTGTTTTAATCCGTTTTAGTTGTCCTTTTTCTTCTAATAATTCGATAAATTGACGTAAATCTCTAGCCATGATGATATATAACGAATAAATAATAACGATACTTTAATAATCTTAATACTTCTTAACAACCAAATAATTTTTATGGACAAAAATTTTTTACCTTATTTTATTTAAAACAATGCTGTATAACTTGAGATTTAAGATAGCTTTCTGTTTCCCATGCACAACCCCTATTTAATCGCTAAGAGAGACTTATCCTATTAATCATGAAATTTATTTCTGATTGTATTTTGATATATAATCTAAATCATTCACTATAAAATACTGCCTATTGATGAATAATTCACAAGAAGAAACTCCCCTATTAACCCAACTGAAAATATTGGCAAATAAACAAGATGCTCCATTTTATACCCCCGGACACAAAAAAGGTCAAGGTATAGGTGAACAATTCAAAGAATTAATGGGAGAAAAAGCCTTCCGTATGGATTTACCTGAGTTACCCGAATTAGATAATTTATTCGCTCCCGAAGGAGTTATCAAAGATGCTCAATCTCTCGCTTCTATGGCTTTTGGGGCACAGGAAACCCGTTTTTTGGCTAATGGTTCAACTTCTGGCATCATTGCTTCTATCTTGGCTACCTGTGGAGAAGGGGATAAGATAATTTTACCTCGAAATATTCATCAATCAGCGATTTTCGGTTTAATTCTCTCTGGTGCGACTCCTATCTTTATCAATCCTGAGTATAATCCTGATTTTGATTTATGTTATACTCTTTCTTCGGCTCAAATTGAGGAAGCGTTAACTACTAACGATAATGTTAAAGCGGTAATGGTGGTGTCTCCTACTTATCATGGTATTTGTGCAAATTTGACAGAGATAGCCTATGTTACTCATAATTTTACCATTCCATTGGTAGTAGATTCTGCCCATGGCGCACATTTTTCTTTTCATTCTCAGTTACCTCGATCGAGCTTACAGTGTGGTGCAGATATAGCCATAGAATCGACTCATAAGGTTTTAGGGGCGATGACTCAGGCTTCTATGCTTCATTTACAAGGCAATTTAATCGATGTCGATCGACTTAATCAATGTTTGCAGATGGTACAATCTTCTAGTCCTAGTTATATCTTGTTAGCCTCCTTAGATTCTGCTAGGCAACAAATGGCATTGCAAGGAGAAGCATTATTAACTAATACAATAAACTTAGCAAAAATTGCTAGAAATGAAATTAAAAAATTAGAATATTTGTCTTTATTAGAATTAGTTGAACCTCAAGAAAACTTTTTTGATTTGGATATAACTAGATTAACTATTAATGCTCAGAAGTTGGGCTTAACTGGTTTTGAAGTTGATACAATATTAGATAAAAAATTCGGGGTAACTTGTGAATTACCCTCATTATCTCATCTTACTTTTATTATTTCGATCGGCAATACCTTACAAGATATTGAAAGACTAATAAATAGCTTAAAATCTTTAAAAGTATATGAAAAAAATAATGTGAATAGTAATCAAATAAACACGATCAAACAAAGTAAAAGTATTTTTAAAATGTCTCCGCGTGAAGCATTTTTTGCTAAGAAAAAAGTCGTCACAAAAAACCTAGCAATTAATCAGGTAAGTGCTGAAAATATTTGTCCTTATCCCCCCGGTATTCCTTTAATTATGGCTGGAGAAATTATTACGGAGGAGGCGTTAATTTATTTGGAAGAAATTAGCAATTCAGGAGGAATAATCACTGGTGTTAGTGATTCTAGTTTAGCAACTTTTAAGGTTATCAATTAGTGCTATTTTTTCTCACGCAAAGACGCAAAGGGTTTTAGTTATTCTCTCTTTTTTTGCTGATTTTTTACCTCTTTCTTCTTTTACTCACAAATATTATTCAAGTTCGCAAAAAAAACTGACACAAAAAAGCTACTGGTTTTGAGATGCAAATTATTGTAAACTAGGCTTTAAATTGTCAATATTAACTACTTTTATTTAATCAATATGGGTGAATCTAAAAGAAGAAAACAAAGTTTAGGAGAAGATTATGGCAAGGAAGAACGCTTTATTTCTTGGTTGCCCTTGAGTAAAACACAAGCAGAAGATGCTTTTAAATTCACTACTCGTGGGGCATGGATCGGCATTGGATTGCTAGGGGCGACATGGGTAGTCGTTCGATTTGTCGGACCAACTTTTGGTTGGTGGATGGTTAATTAATCATTAACAATTAACAATTCTCAATTATTTTTTGCGACTTGTGCGCCCTAGTCGATCGTAATCTTCAAGTACTTTTCCTGTACCGTAAACCACACATTTTAGGGGGTTGGGCGCAATATGGGTGATAATTCCTGTTTCGTTGGCAATTAGGCTATCTAAACCCTTGAGTAATGCACCTCCTCCTGCTAACATGATACCTCGATCGATTATATCTCCTGCTAATTCGGGAGGTGTCTGCTCAAGAATTTTTTTGATGGCATCAACGATTAACTCCACTGTATCCGCAATACATTCTCTGATTTCCTCTACGCTAATGGTAACGGTTTTAGGTAGTCCAGATACGATATTAAGCCCCCTAATTTCCATGTTTTCTTGATCATTATCCGTTGGATAGGCTGAACCAATTTCCATTTTTATCTGCTCTGCGGTTCTTTCTCCTATAATTAGGTTGTAAGTTCGTTTGAGATAACGCTTAATCGCTTCTGTCACCTCATCCCCCGCAATCCTCACAGAATCACTGATAACAATGCCTTGAAGGCTTAATACGGCGACTTCCGTTGTCCCCCCCCCAATATCCACAATCATGCTACCTACCGGCTCATCAACGGGCAATCCTGCACCAATGGCGGCGGCTACAGGTTCATCGATAAAGTCTATATTATCGATCGCACCAGATATTTCCATAGCGTCTTTTAAGGCTTTTTCTTCCACAGACGTAATACCACTTGGTACTCCAATAACAATACGAGAACGAGTTAAGTTATTATTCCCCCTCGCTTTTTTGATAAAATCCCTCAGCATCATCTCTGTTTCTTTGACATCGGTTATCACACCATCTTTTAATGGGCGAACTGTTCTGACATTTTTGGGAGTACGCCCTAACATTTTTTGTGCTTCTTTTCCCGTGGCAATTGTTTTATTGGTATCATCATCAATGGCAATGATTGATGGTTCATCAAACACAATATTTTTACCCGGTATATAAATTAATGTATTTGCCGTTCCCAAATCAATACCCATATCCTGAGATTCGGAAACTCGATCGAAGAAACCCATTTGTAAATCCTCTATTTCTATCTATAGTAAATTTTTATAATCAAATTATCTTAATCTACTTCTTTACTTTTTTGTTAATTCTTACAATTACCTACCTTATTCCTTGTAATTTTTCCATAGAAATAGTTGATAATTGGTGGGCAGTGCAACGCCCTACCATAAGTTAAATACTAATTACATAAACATTGTTCTAATTGTTGTTTAATTCGATCGCCATCAATATTTTGTCCGATAAAAACTAACTTATTTTCCTTCTTTTGTCCTTTTTTCCACACATCATCTTCAATGGTGAATCGTTTGCCACTTAAATGAAATATGTGTCGATCGGGACTTTCCTCAAACCATAAAATACCTTTAGCACGAAAAACATTCACAGGCAATTCATTGTCTAGGAAATTTTGTAATTTACGAATATTAAAAGGCTCATCTCTGACAAAAGAAACGGAAATAAAACCATCATTTTCTAAATGATTGGAGTGATGATGATGATCATGGTGATCGTGGTGATCATGTCCGCAGTTGTGATCATGTTCGTGATCTTCTGTACAATGGTGATCATGATGATCATGGGATGAATCATCTTCCTCAAAATACTTGTCAGACTCAAATAAACCGACACTCAAGATTAAAGGTAAAGGTACTTGAGATTTTGTAGTACGCATGATTCTTGCATCTTGTTTAATATCTCTCAACTTTACTTCTAATAAATCCACATCAGCAGAATCCACTAAGTCGGTTTTATTCAGTAAAATAATATCTCCGTAGGCAATTTGATTATAGGCAGCATCACTGTTAAACAAATCAAGACTAAAGTTTTCTGAATCCACTAAGGTTACGATCGAATCTAAGCGCGTCATATCTCGTAGTTCAGTACCTAAAAAAGTCAAAGCTACCGGTAAAGGATCGGCTAATCCTGTAGTTTCTACTACTAAATAATCAATTTTTTCTTCTCTTTCTAAAATTTTATATACTGCTTCCACTAAATCCGAGTTAATAGTACAGCAAATACAACCGTTGCTCAACTCTACCATATCATCATCAGAAGAAACGATTAAATCATTATCAATACCGATTTCGCCAAACTCATTCACCAACACCGCCGTTTTTAAACCCTGTTGATTTTGCAAAATGTGATTGAGTAAAGTAGTTTTACCACTGCCCAAAAAACCTGTAATGATAGTGACAGGTAAACCTTGCTTTGGTACTTCCATTGTATTTGTTGTTATATTTACTGGTTCTACTTTTGTCATAACTTTAATTTTCGATCGTACAATAAAATTCAATTCTCCATATTATTGTAAACGATTCCCCCTTAGATTCAGAATCATTGACTGGTAATTTTTAAAGTGAAAGGGTTTTGATTGCCTTGAGCATCCCCCACATAGATAAGATATTTCCCAGCCGCCCATACACCTCCCATTTTTGGGTATTTGTTCGGAGTAGAATCTCCTAGAATACAAAAGCGATCGCCATCAGAAGGTCCTAAAACTAAAAGACTGGGTTTACCTTGACTGGCTTCCACCACGATATTTAATGAATACACCTGTTGACTTAAATTAAGAATATGATTCGGTTGATTAGCAATATAACCACAATCGCCACTATTATTATTTCCTCCCGTTGTGCCTTTAATTTGTTGATTATTGGGGATTTGAGCCAAGGAATTTAAGGGTATAAGTACGATCGAGATTATCCCCCAAAACCATAGCAATTTAAAGGGTTGGACAAAATTAAACATGATAATTAATCAACTTTAGCGATAGTTATTCATTACAATAGACGAAAAGCCATCACAAAATGTTCAGATAATTATTATTAATTTTATGGTAACTAATTCCGCTCCTAGACCTCAAAACTTAGAGAAAATAGTCGAAAAATTCAAGCGCCGTGATAACCCCAAACAAAAATATGAACAATTACTCTGGTATGCCAAAAAATTAGCACCCATGGCACAAGAAGAAAAAACCGAAGCCAATAAAGTATTAGGATGTGTGTCTCAAGTGTATATTACCTCCACCTTAGAAGATAATCAGATATTTTATCAAGGAGATTCTGACGCACAATTAGTCAAAGGATTAGTCGCTTTTCTCATCGAAGGTTTAAACGGATTAACCCCTTTAGAAGTGATTAACTTAACCCCTGATTTTATTGAAGAAACGGGATTACAAGTAAGTTTAACTCCATCTCGTGCTAATGGTTTTTTTAATATTTTCAAGAAAATGCAACAACAAGCCCTCACCGCCGAAACTAAACTGGAGAAAGAAAAATAATCTTTGATTATCCTTATCAAAAAATCGTAGGTTGGGTTGAGGTAACGAAACCCAACATTTCACAAAAGTAATGATTTTCACCATCGGCTATTTTGAGGAAATTTTAACAGAATATTTCGACTTAGAATTAAATGAGAATTTAAAAGTATTTACATTAATTTATCGATTATATTAGAGGTATTTTATGACTATTGCGGACTTAATAAAAGCAGAAATCGATACTTTCCCTGAAGAATTACAATTATTATTACTAGATTTTATTGCATTATTAAAAAAACGTTATCCCTCATTAAAAACAGAAAATATTGATTTAGATATTGCTGACAAAATAAATCAAGAATCTTTTATCGGAATGTGGAAAGATAGAGAAGATATTAAAAATAGCAATGAATGGGTAAGACAAATTAGAGAGTAAGAATGGTAGTAATTCAATGAGTAATAAAATTTTAATTGATACGGATATTTTAATCGATATTAGTCGAGAAATTCCTACAGCAATTAACCGAATTAAACAAGAAAAATTAGATCATAAACTATGTATAAGAATCATTACTCAAATGGAGTTAATAATTGGTTGTCGCAATAAAATATAGCAACAAAAACTTAATAAATTTTTGCAAGGATTTTTAATTATTAATATTAATGAATCAATATCAAATCAAGGATGTCAATTATTAGAAAAATATCGTCTCACTAAAAATCAAAGTGATTATCGCTTTATCGATGAAATTAATTTACTATCTTATCCTTAGTTAATGTTTTATTATAAGCTCGATCGAACCTTTATTTGTCGATGTAGAGATATTTAGATCGATTTTGATTTTTTACTAATCGTTTAATATCTTCTTGTTTAAACAATATTTGTTTTTGCAATAGTTAAAAATAATTCTGCATGAGTTATTTGTTGTTGTGCCTGTTGATAATTAAGAGCTTGAAATTGTCCATAATCTCCCGTATGTCTCAAGTCTTGAGCATCTAGTAAAAAACGATGTAATTCTGAAGGAATTTTTCCTGTTTTAGCAAACTCTTTTCCAAAAGCTGAAATAACCGCACTATGACTAGAAAAATTTTTCCCTTCTTCTTCTAAAAAAGCCTCCGCCACATAAAACATTGTATAGTAAGAACGGGAAACAGAATAATCATAAAACTTATTTTCTAATAATAATTTCGATGCTAATAAACTTTCTTCTGCCTTATCTAATAATTCTTTTTGCCTTGGAATCATAATATAATTCCTTCTTGACGAATGTTTCTGATTAAGGCACTATCATAGGTATTAAAATAATCTTCTGACATAAATAAACGACTAATTATTTTCTCATATTTTAAAGATAAATCACAAATAATTTTGCCTGTTCTTTCTATTTCATTCCCTATATTAATTTCTTGATCTTTTAAAAGAATTAATACATCAATATCTGAGTCTTCTTTTGCTGTTCCTTTTGCCTGAGAACCAAATAAAATTACATTAACAAGTTTATCTCGATAAATCTCTTGTAATTGCTTTTTAAAAATTAATAAAATAGATTTTATTTCTTGATTAATCATAATTTATTCTACGCTTATTGACGAATTGATTCGATCGAGATTTCCCTACCTTCCCATAAACCTGCTAAGGAAAAAAATCTTCATCTTTAATATCTTTTAACTCTTTTTACACTATTTTATCGTGTTTTATTGTTTTATGATAAGCTCGATCGAGAAGTGGCGATCGCACGATCGAACCCTTACTTACACCCTTATTCTCTGATAAAATTGTAGGTTGGGTTGAGGTAACGAAACATTTCACAAAAGCAATGATTTTCACCATCGGCTATTTTTGGGTTGCACTTCGTTTAACCCAACCTACATTCTATGGCATAATATAAATTGTTGAGTTTCATAAAAAATCATGACTGAAATTGCTAATATCGATTCAACAGCTTATGTAACAGTACAAGGAAATTATGCCGTTATTAATGAAGGCACAGGCTACGCTATTATTAATATCCAAAATAAACAATTTTTAGCCCGTAATATTTCCTCTTTTTTAGATTGTGTTAAAACATTAGAATATATTGCTAGTAAACAAGACAATTCATCTCAAGACTATCAAGGTTATTCTGAAGATATTAAAACTTCTCAAGAATCTAAACCTTTAACTCCTAAATTTGATGTTAAATCTGATGTTCAAAGATTAATAGAAAAGTATGCCCCAGAAACAGTTAAAGTTGATAAATCAGTTAATTTTATGAGTCAAAGTCGCTATAAATGTTATGACAAATATGGAAATGTGTTAGGGCGTGTTAGAGGAAAAGAAGGAAATCGCTATTGGCAATATGGTGATTTCTCAGATGAAAAACATTATTAAGCATCACATTTACTCAAAACAATAATTTAACTAATAAAAATAAAAAATATGAATGAAATTGCTAATATCGATTCAACGGCTTATGTAACAGTACAAGGAAATTATGCCGTTATTAATGAAGGCACAGGCTACGCTATTATTAATATCCAAAATAAACAATTTTCAGGTTGATAATTATGTTTTTGACGATTGACAACATTAAAAAAAACCACAAAAGTCAGAGGAGTTAAAGAAAATAACATTTGTTTTGTTATTGCGGTGGTAATAACTCCAAAAAAGAAACTTCCTACTGAGAAAAATTCAGCTAATTCTAACCAATTTTGTTTTTTATTCATACTTTACTCCTTTTAATCTCTAATTACTTATCAGTCTCATTTTTAAATTTTATGCAATGTGACACAAAATTTTTAAATAATACATTAAATACTGACAAGATAAATGCAAGGTACGATCGTATTTTCACAAAATTTTATTATATTAGACATCGACCATATTTTAGGTAGAGACGTAAAATTTTACATCTCTACAACAGTTTGATGTATCGAAAATTTAATTTTTTCCAGATGTCTATTGGGCGAGGGCATAATTTTACCTTCGTTGAGGTAGGCAAAAGGCAAGATACAAATAATTTGCCTACCATAAGGGCTAAAAAGTAAAAGCTGTACGCAATGCTCCCACATATAGGGGATCTCGATCGTTCGCAGGATTAATGCCCACCCAAAAAGCAGGAGTTACGGAAATATTGTCTGTAAGTTTAAATACATAAAATGTTTCAATTAAAAAAGGTGTATCTTTTGTCGCCACAACATCCGTAGGAATGTTATTTTTATTGGTTAAAGTACCAGCATAGGGAGGGCTTCCCACGCTTACCGCGCCTAAATTGCCTTCTTTAAATAAATCTGGGAAGGCTAAACTTACTTTCCAATTCCAAATATCCGCATAATCTCCCCTTCTTGCACCGCCTTCGGCTTTAGAGTTGGTGTACATTCCCCAACCTGACACATTAAAACGGGGGCTAATTTGCCATGACCCAATTACGGCATAATGATCAGAAGATGTGGCATTACCATCAAAGGGATCATCAGTATTAGCTACTCCTGTATAACCTAAAAGGGAAAAATCTTGTAAATCTCCCGTGCCACTATAATCTTTAGCATAGGCAAAGGCGATGCCAGTATTAGCACTAATGTTATAGGTTAATTGGGTGGCAATATTATATTTTCCGTTAAATAAACCATTGCCACTTTCGGGGTTACTGCCATTAAGCGCAGAGTAAAGAATCCCTAGATTTAGTTTATCGGTGATGTCGAAATAAGCACCAACTCCGGGTCCTTCATAGTCGTTCATGAGATAAATCGGTGCTAAACTAGGAAAAAATGCCACTGATCCTGTGGCAAAATCTGAGGTATAAGGGGAAAGAGGATCAGAAATATCGTCTAAGGTAATTTTAATTCCTGCTAAGTATAGCTTGACTCGATCGCCCACGGGGAAGCTATATTGAACTTTATTCAAAGATGTATTGTTTTCTCCTCCTGCACTAAAGTTAAAGTCAGTTAAGTTACTTCCCCCTCTGGCAAAGTAAAAATTACCCATTTGTAAACGTACTTTTAACAAGTCTTCTCCGCTAAAACTGGTATTCAAATCAAGGCGAGTGCGATAATTAGCGGTAATTTGTCCATCGGTGATGGGTGTACCTTTAGGCGCACCTAGGGCGGCAGTTTCGTTACCTCCTACCCCTGAAAAAACGATGATATTTTCTCCTCGTAGGGTGGTGGTTGTCGAAAAATTATGCTCCTCCAAAAAGGTAA
This window contains:
- a CDS encoding UbiD family decarboxylase produces the protein MARDLRQFIELLEEKGQLKRIKTEVDSDLEIAEIANRMLQAGGAGLLFENVKNSPYPIAVNLLGTLERVCWAMKMENPQELEELGKKLGMLQQPKPPKKIAQAIDFGKVLFDVVKAKPSRDYFPPCQQVVIEDKDLDLNTLPLIRPYPKDAGKIITLGLVITKDCETGTPNVGVYRLQLQSDKTMTVHWLSVRGGARHLRKASLMGKKLEVAIALGVDPLIILAAATPIPVDLSEWLFAGLYGGEGVKLAKCKTLDLEVPADSEFVLEGTITPGEVLPDGPFGDHMGYYGGVEDSPLIRFHCMTHRKNPIYLTTFSGRPPKEEAMMAIALNRIYTPILRQQVSEITDFFLPMEALSYKAAVISIDKAYPGQAKRAAMAFWSALPQFTYTKFVIIVDKEINIRDPRQVVWAITSKVDPVRDVFILPETPFDTLDFASEKIGLGGRMAIDATTKVYPETDHEWGEVLESDEEIGKKVTEKWAEYGLGELNLGEVNPNLFGYEMGNSIK
- a CDS encoding aminotransferase class I/II-fold pyridoxal phosphate-dependent enzyme, which translates into the protein MNNSQEETPLLTQLKILANKQDAPFYTPGHKKGQGIGEQFKELMGEKAFRMDLPELPELDNLFAPEGVIKDAQSLASMAFGAQETRFLANGSTSGIIASILATCGEGDKIILPRNIHQSAIFGLILSGATPIFINPEYNPDFDLCYTLSSAQIEEALTTNDNVKAVMVVSPTYHGICANLTEIAYVTHNFTIPLVVDSAHGAHFSFHSQLPRSSLQCGADIAIESTHKVLGAMTQASMLHLQGNLIDVDRLNQCLQMVQSSSPSYILLASLDSARQQMALQGEALLTNTINLAKIARNEIKKLEYLSLLELVEPQENFFDLDITRLTINAQKLGLTGFEVDTILDKKFGVTCELPSLSHLTFIISIGNTLQDIERLINSLKSLKVYEKNNVNSNQINTIKQSKSIFKMSPREAFFAKKKVVTKNLAINQVSAENICPYPPGIPLIMAGEIITEEALIYLEEISNSGGIITGVSDSSLATFKVIN
- a CDS encoding DUF2839 domain-containing protein, whose translation is MGESKRRKQSLGEDYGKEERFISWLPLSKTQAEDAFKFTTRGAWIGIGLLGATWVVVRFVGPTFGWWMVN
- the mreB gene encoding rod shape-determining protein encodes the protein MGFFDRVSESQDMGIDLGTANTLIYIPGKNIVFDEPSIIAIDDDTNKTIATGKEAQKMLGRTPKNVRTVRPLKDGVITDVKETEMMLRDFIKKARGNNNLTRSRIVIGVPSGITSVEEKALKDAMEISGAIDNIDFIDEPVAAAIGAGLPVDEPVGSMIVDIGGGTTEVAVLSLQGIVISDSVRIAGDEVTEAIKRYLKRTYNLIIGERTAEQIKMEIGSAYPTDNDQENMEIRGLNIVSGLPKTVTISVEEIRECIADTVELIVDAIKKILEQTPPELAGDIIDRGIMLAGGGALLKGLDSLIANETGIITHIAPNPLKCVVYGTGKVLEDYDRLGRTSRKK
- a CDS encoding CobW family GTP-binding protein → MTKVEPVNITTNTMEVPKQGLPVTIITGFLGSGKTTLLNHILQNQQGLKTAVLVNEFGEIGIDNDLIVSSDDDMVELSNGCICCTINSDLVEAVYKILEREEKIDYLVVETTGLADPLPVALTFLGTELRDMTRLDSIVTLVDSENFSLDLFNSDAAYNQIAYGDIILLNKTDLVDSADVDLLEVKLRDIKQDARIMRTTKSQVPLPLILSVGLFESDKYFEEDDSSHDHHDHHCTEDHEHDHNCGHDHHDHHDHHHHSNHLENDGFISVSFVRDEPFNIRKLQNFLDNELPVNVFRAKGILWFEESPDRHIFHLSGKRFTIEDDVWKKGQKKENKLVFIGQNIDGDRIKQQLEQCLCN
- a CDS encoding SufE family protein — translated: MVTNSAPRPQNLEKIVEKFKRRDNPKQKYEQLLWYAKKLAPMAQEEKTEANKVLGCVSQVYITSTLEDNQIFYQGDSDAQLVKGLVAFLIEGLNGLTPLEVINLTPDFIEETGLQVSLTPSRANGFFNIFKKMQQQALTAETKLEKEK
- a CDS encoding HEPN domain-containing protein, which codes for MIPRQKELLDKAEESLLASKLLLENKFYDYSVSRSYYTMFYVAEAFLEEEGKNFSSHSAVISAFGKEFAKTGKIPSELHRFLLDAQDLRHTGDYGQFQALNYQQAQQQITHAELFLTIAKTNIV
- a CDS encoding nucleotidyltransferase family protein, with the protein product MINQEIKSILLIFKKQLQEIYRDKLVNVILFGSQAKGTAKEDSDIDVLILLKDQEINIGNEIERTGKIICDLSLKYEKIISRLFMSEDYFNTYDSALIRNIRQEGIIL
- a CDS encoding iron uptake porin, giving the protein MMNKLKYLLFLAVIFNISNFFVSNTAKAQSIIDSETMAYDSDNNVMNQINSVSQLRDVSPTDWAFEALRSLVERYGCIVGYPDRTFRGNRAMSRYEFAAGLNACLNSIEKLIQQGSIVVQEDLEKLKKLATEYETELATLNTRVNNLDGRITFLEEHNFSTTTTLRGENIIVFSGVGGNETAALGAPKGTPITDGQITANYRTRLDLNTSFSGEDLLKVRLQMGNFYFARGGSNLTDFNFSAGGENNTSLNKVQYSFPVGDRVKLYLAGIKITLDDISDPLSPYTSDFATGSVAFFPSLAPIYLMNDYEGPGVGAYFDITDKLNLGILYSALNGSNPESGNGLFNGKYNIATQLTYNISANTGIAFAYAKDYSGTGDLQDFSLLGYTGVANTDDPFDGNATSSDHYAVIGSWQISPRFNVSGWGMYTNSKAEGGARRGDYADIWNWKVSLAFPDLFKEGNLGAVSVGSPPYAGTLTNKNNIPTDVVATKDTPFLIETFYVFKLTDNISVTPAFWVGINPANDRDPLYVGALRTAFTF